The DNA segment GGGATAATCCAGAAAGACAAAGGCCATCAAGGATACTACCCAGCCGATTACGATCGAGCGCAGCAACTTTTTGAGGGACCACTTCTGCGCAATCTTGCCAATCAGAAAGGAGCCGGCCACGGCTGAAACGGTGGAGACAATCAGAAATCGCGTGATATCCGTCTCAGCGAAGCCGATGACAATGGAGCAGTAAAGACCAATATTAATGATAACGGTGGTAGCAGCGTCTTCGAAGAAATAATCGGCTATCAGAAAGCGCAGGACGCCGGGATATTTTTTCGTAGCCGTTATACCTTCCCACACCTCCCGATACGCCTTTCTCAGATTCACTTTTCCCGGTTTGGTTATGGGCGCTTCGCGCACCCACCAGAAGAGCGGCAGGGCGAAAAGGAAAAAGAGAACGGCGGTCGGCACGAACGAACCGGTCTTCCCTCCACCTTCAATAAGCGGGACATCGAAAGAAAAAATATTCCCCGTCACGAACGCCAGACCCACGACCATACCCGCGACCGAACCCACATAGCCCAGTGCGACGCCTATGCCAGAGACGAATCGCGCCCTCTTCCCTTCCGCCACCGAGTACAACAGAGCGTTGTAAAACGGCTGTCCGGCTTCGTAGGCGAAATTGGCGATAATAAAAAGTATCACGACCACAAGTACGGCCTGAGGCGGCACCGCGGCCATTAATCCCACCGCCATGCAACACGTCAGCGTGAACAAAAACAGAAATATCTTCTTTTTGCTGGAATGATCGGAAACGGCTCCAAGCGCCGGTAAGAGCAAAGCGGCAATGACCATAGATATCGAAAACGGGATATCAAAAAAGCGGTCGTCCTTACCGAGATCTTCGACGATATACCGCTTGAGGTAAAGCGAGACGATGTTCATGGAGTAGATAGTGTTGGCGAAATCATAGAGAGTCCAGCCGACTATATCTTTTCTCCACAGGGAGGTCGCATTATCCATCAACTATAAACCAAGTGTATCTGAAATAGTCAACATGCCATCACGAACGAGGAGCATGAACTGTTCCAATT comes from the Candidatus Zixiibacteriota bacterium genome and includes:
- a CDS encoding MFS transporter; this encodes MDNATSLWRKDIVGWTLYDFANTIYSMNIVSLYLKRYIVEDLGKDDRFFDIPFSISMVIAALLLPALGAVSDHSSKKKIFLFLFTLTCCMAVGLMAAVPPQAVLVVVILFIIANFAYEAGQPFYNALLYSVAEGKRARFVSGIGVALGYVGSVAGMVVGLAFVTGNIFSFDVPLIEGGGKTGSFVPTAVLFFLFALPLFWWVREAPITKPGKVNLRKAYREVWEGITATKKYPGVLRFLIADYFFEDAATTVIINIGLYCSIVIGFAETDITRFLIVSTVSAVAGSFLIGKIAQKWSLKKLLRSIVIGWVVSLMAFVFLDYPVVTWILGSFVGILLGGLWTTSRPMLAELVPREELGKFFGLFSLSGRAAAIIGPLIWTAVVYYFYADRYLGRTAIEWLNIQPSDYIKLPYKIAVLSLSLMMLFGLYIFRKVPDTHGSDNA